A genome region from Mycobacterium florentinum includes the following:
- a CDS encoding response regulator → MTGTEPAVTALIVDDQELVRSGLSLILRARHGIVVVGECSDGDEVPDAVARHHPDVVVMDLRMKRVDGIEATRRLTESGGPPVLALTTFNDDELLSGVLRAGAAGFVLKDSPAEELIRAVRAVGSGNSYLDPAVTARVLAAYRTGPAPSPIPAVSIDELTPREKDVLTLIAKGHTNAEIADELFISGLTVKTHIGRIFTKLGLRDRAAAIVFAYEHRIIAPS, encoded by the coding sequence GTGACCGGGACCGAACCCGCCGTGACCGCCCTGATCGTCGACGATCAGGAGTTGGTCAGGTCGGGCCTGTCGTTGATCCTGCGCGCCCGGCACGGCATCGTCGTGGTCGGCGAATGTTCGGACGGCGACGAGGTTCCCGACGCCGTGGCGCGCCATCACCCCGATGTCGTGGTCATGGATCTGCGGATGAAACGCGTTGACGGGATCGAGGCGACCCGGCGTCTGACAGAGTCCGGCGGTCCGCCGGTGCTCGCGTTGACAACGTTCAACGACGACGAACTGTTATCCGGTGTATTGCGCGCCGGCGCAGCGGGTTTCGTGCTCAAGGATTCGCCGGCCGAGGAACTCATCCGGGCGGTCCGGGCCGTCGGCAGCGGCAACAGTTACCTCGATCCCGCGGTCACCGCACGGGTATTGGCCGCTTATCGCACCGGCCCTGCACCGTCGCCGATACCCGCCGTCTCGATCGACGAGCTCACTCCGCGCGAGAAGGATGTGCTCACCCTGATCGCCAAGGGACACACCAACGCCGAGATCGCCGACGAGTTATTCATCTCGGGTCTCACGGTTAAGACGCACATCGGCCGCATCTTCACCAAGCTCGGATTGCGAGACCGCGCCGCCGCGATCGTCTTCGCCTACGAACACCGCATCATCGCGCCGTCCTGA
- a CDS encoding sensor histidine kinase, translated as MPDALKLRVQAWARRKEQLLPSGFSMTVVAGFDAMMLVVGSIAALQRPASEWPIVVIAMVIAFSPEIVFFTFDLSGILNRHEGPTLWAAFMAGTAILLFATPTAITGDFAPLMLTLTVGMVSALTSARGGALAAASAAALLVYAAAMHRLNTPALYLAFVAIGWLVGYLMRTQQDLLTKQGQMQDQLARHAAADERRRIAREVHDVIAHSLSVTLLHLTGARHALEHDGVDEETVRALQRAEHLGRQAMADIRRTVGLLDAEATGLTPEPAITDIPSLVEDFSRAGLNVSFGVSGSIDDVSAAAGLALYRIAQESLANVAKHAPDAAARITLTVSRTAATLNVVNELPAAAGERTVTPGRGLHGMMQRIELLGGTINFGPSRDGWSVHASVPSGAHESDWPSRIQAS; from the coding sequence ATGCCGGACGCGCTGAAGCTCCGCGTGCAAGCCTGGGCCCGACGCAAAGAGCAGTTGCTGCCCTCCGGCTTCAGCATGACCGTCGTGGCGGGTTTCGACGCGATGATGCTCGTGGTGGGCAGCATCGCGGCCCTACAGCGTCCCGCCTCCGAGTGGCCGATCGTGGTGATCGCGATGGTGATCGCGTTCAGCCCCGAGATCGTGTTCTTCACTTTCGATCTCAGCGGCATCTTGAACAGGCACGAGGGACCCACGCTGTGGGCGGCGTTCATGGCAGGGACCGCGATCCTGCTGTTCGCCACTCCCACGGCGATTACCGGCGATTTCGCTCCGCTGATGCTGACCCTGACCGTCGGCATGGTCAGCGCCCTCACCTCGGCGCGGGGCGGCGCGCTGGCCGCCGCTTCCGCGGCCGCCCTGCTGGTATACGCGGCGGCGATGCACCGCCTGAACACCCCGGCGCTGTATCTGGCCTTCGTCGCAATCGGCTGGCTCGTCGGTTATCTCATGCGCACTCAGCAAGACCTGCTCACCAAGCAGGGCCAGATGCAGGACCAGTTGGCCCGGCACGCCGCGGCCGACGAACGCCGGCGCATCGCGCGGGAAGTGCACGACGTCATCGCACATTCGCTCAGCGTCACCTTGCTGCACCTGACCGGGGCACGCCACGCACTCGAGCACGACGGCGTCGACGAGGAAACCGTTCGCGCCCTGCAACGCGCCGAACACCTGGGGCGACAAGCGATGGCCGACATCCGACGCACCGTCGGATTACTCGATGCCGAAGCCACCGGGCTCACCCCGGAACCCGCGATCACCGATATCCCTTCTCTGGTCGAGGATTTCAGCCGCGCGGGGCTGAACGTCAGTTTCGGAGTCAGCGGATCCATCGATGACGTCTCCGCGGCCGCGGGATTGGCGCTGTACCGGATCGCTCAGGAGTCACTGGCCAACGTGGCCAAGCATGCGCCCGACGCGGCCGCGAGGATCACCCTCACCGTGTCGCGCACCGCGGCGACACTCAACGTCGTCAACGAGCTCCCTGCCGCGGCCGGAGAGCGCACCGTCACCCCCGGGCGCGGGTTGCACGGGATGATGCAGCGCATCGAACTACTAGGCGGCACAATCAATTTCGGTCCCAGCCGGGATGGATGGTCGGTGCATGCCAGCGTCCCCTCGGGTGCGCACGAATCCGACTGGCCGAGCCGAATACAGGCATCGTGA
- a CDS encoding GGDEF domain-containing protein — translation MGCTVFAILGGFIAYFHSVRLVVTNFVVAAICASILVHRFIADTGDVALISAGLVTVAVLNVGVPFGILSLMHTLRNDLRSTDRDSLTGLHNRRSFYNAVSELMTLHGRPAGTYLVTAVIDLDNFKQINDTHGHAVGDQALVAVGAALEQNCRPAAVIARVGGEEFVVVDTASTPQHATMTERLRQAIADIPFPITASIGTAAIALDELPAIADMEVIDDLIGNADAAMYEAKRAGGDRVWHCPELMSRAERQAVSGS, via the coding sequence ATGGGATGCACGGTTTTCGCCATTCTCGGCGGCTTCATCGCGTACTTTCACTCGGTTCGTCTGGTGGTCACCAACTTCGTCGTGGCCGCGATTTGCGCGTCGATCCTGGTGCACCGCTTCATTGCCGACACCGGCGACGTCGCCCTGATCAGCGCCGGGCTGGTCACCGTCGCGGTACTCAATGTCGGTGTGCCCTTTGGCATCCTGTCGCTGATGCACACGCTGCGCAACGACCTGCGAAGTACTGATCGCGATTCACTCACCGGCCTGCATAACCGGCGCTCGTTCTACAACGCGGTGTCTGAGCTGATGACGCTGCACGGCCGGCCCGCGGGCACCTATCTGGTGACCGCGGTGATCGACCTGGACAACTTCAAGCAGATCAACGACACCCACGGGCACGCCGTCGGTGACCAGGCGTTGGTCGCCGTGGGTGCGGCCCTCGAGCAGAACTGTCGGCCCGCGGCGGTGATCGCGCGTGTCGGCGGTGAGGAATTCGTTGTCGTCGACACCGCCTCCACGCCGCAGCACGCGACCATGACCGAACGGCTCCGCCAGGCAATCGCCGACATCCCGTTCCCGATCACCGCCAGCATCGGGACTGCCGCCATTGCGCTCGATGAGCTTCCGGCGATAGCCGACATGGAAGTCATCGACGATTTGATCGGCAACGCCGACGCCGCGATGTACGAGGCCAAACGCGCCGGGGGCGATCGGGTCTGGCACTGTCCGGAGTTGATGTCGCGCGCCGAACGTCAGGCCGTGTCCGGCTCGTAG
- a CDS encoding group I truncated hemoglobin, with protein MDQSIYTQIGGYEAIESVVDDFYDRVLADDQLRAFFTGTNMNRLKGKQAEFFAAALGGPEPYAGAPMKQVHQGRGIAMHHFDLVVQHLVNALNSAGVPPRTMGKIISAIAPLAPEIASGGTTAASLS; from the coding sequence ATGGATCAGAGCATCTACACCCAAATCGGCGGATATGAGGCCATCGAGAGCGTGGTCGACGACTTCTACGATCGCGTGCTCGCCGACGATCAACTTCGCGCCTTCTTCACCGGAACGAATATGAACCGCCTGAAAGGAAAGCAGGCGGAGTTTTTCGCGGCCGCACTGGGCGGACCCGAGCCCTATGCCGGCGCCCCGATGAAGCAAGTACATCAAGGGCGCGGAATCGCCATGCATCATTTCGACTTAGTTGTGCAGCACTTGGTCAATGCACTGAATTCGGCCGGGGTTCCGCCGCGAACGATGGGGAAAATCATCTCCGCCATTGCGCCACTGGCCCCTGAAATCGCATCGGGCGGCACCACCGCGGCATCGCTGAGCTGA
- a CDS encoding AraC family transcriptional regulator, with product MNTGNQFSARARRPHLVTNYVAERSDTRNAMDDPAGYWVDHVCANHGSLHFLFPDTAKFRAGSIVQHNGDHRVVDFWSEGLHYAKTDADVRADGDLGSMLFIIRSGVLDFEQDHRQVQLQPGQALLLSKSRALQIRHGSWARGWTFDVADARRPLNLPEGPVVMDFRRGLGSVVSSMISTVSTQYETLDDYEFSRSCATINDLLFTCMTGRGGAPDTLGAVEQAVREHVARYASNPALTPTGVAHSLGWSVRQIQLALQRAGTTTADLIRTTRLTRAADLLRQSPSNTSIDSIAIASGFRSRSTFNTVFKQHFGLTPSEARMHVVPQQNCEHHMRLMPHHPKDCPAAS from the coding sequence ATGAACACAGGGAATCAATTCAGTGCCAGGGCGCGGCGCCCACATCTGGTGACCAACTACGTCGCCGAGCGCAGTGATACCCGCAACGCAATGGACGATCCGGCCGGCTACTGGGTCGACCATGTTTGTGCAAATCACGGTTCGCTGCACTTCCTCTTTCCCGATACCGCGAAATTCCGGGCCGGCAGCATCGTTCAGCACAACGGAGACCACCGCGTGGTCGATTTCTGGTCAGAGGGCTTGCACTATGCGAAAACGGACGCTGACGTGCGCGCCGACGGAGACCTCGGGAGCATGCTCTTCATCATCCGCAGCGGAGTTCTCGACTTTGAGCAAGACCACCGCCAGGTACAGCTACAACCGGGTCAGGCTCTGCTCCTGAGCAAATCCCGCGCGCTTCAGATCCGCCACGGCTCCTGGGCCCGGGGCTGGACGTTCGATGTCGCCGACGCCCGCCGACCGCTCAACTTGCCGGAAGGTCCGGTCGTGATGGACTTCCGGCGCGGGCTTGGCTCGGTCGTCAGCTCGATGATCTCGACCGTGAGCACGCAGTACGAAACCCTCGACGACTACGAGTTCTCCCGTTCTTGCGCCACCATCAACGACCTGTTGTTCACCTGCATGACCGGTCGCGGCGGAGCTCCCGACACGCTCGGTGCGGTCGAGCAGGCGGTGCGCGAACACGTCGCGCGGTACGCGAGCAATCCCGCCCTCACGCCGACCGGTGTCGCGCACTCGCTGGGCTGGTCGGTCCGGCAAATTCAGCTGGCCCTGCAGCGCGCCGGCACCACGACCGCCGACCTGATCCGCACCACCCGACTGACCCGCGCCGCCGACCTGCTTCGCCAGTCGCCGTCGAACACCTCGATCGACAGCATCGCCATCGCCAGCGGTTTTCGTTCCCGGAGCACCTTTAACACCGTGTTCAAGCAACACTTCGGACTGACCCCGAGCGAGGCGCGGATGCACGTTGTGCCGCAACAGAATTGCGAACACCATATGCGCCTGATGCCGCATCACCCGAAAGATTGCCCCGCCGCGAGCTGA
- a CDS encoding MarR family winged helix-turn-helix transcriptional regulator: MLAPLLRELVAAEEPVLEAHGVTMWGYVVLLALDRSSMRTQAALAAAIGADKTRIIRTLDDLQDDGYIERRPDPDDRRVRLLAITAAGRRVKDAVQREIQRGEEHWLGELSAEERQIFLHTLERLTPREWG, from the coding sequence ATGCTCGCGCCGCTGCTGCGCGAGTTGGTCGCGGCGGAGGAGCCGGTCCTCGAAGCGCACGGCGTGACGATGTGGGGCTACGTCGTCCTGCTGGCGCTGGACAGATCCTCGATGCGTACCCAGGCCGCGCTGGCCGCGGCCATCGGCGCCGACAAGACCCGGATCATCCGCACCCTCGATGATCTCCAGGACGACGGCTACATCGAACGCCGACCCGACCCGGACGATCGCAGAGTGCGGTTGCTCGCCATCACCGCAGCGGGCCGACGCGTTAAAGACGCAGTGCAGCGCGAGATCCAGCGCGGCGAAGAGCACTGGCTCGGCGAACTCAGTGCCGAGGAGCGGCAAATCTTCCTGCACACCCTCGAGCGGCTGACCCCTCGCGAATGGGGATGA
- a CDS encoding TIGR03086 family metal-binding protein, which produces MLTNSSDIRPLHHIAVLHSIDIVKTVARHDFGRPTPCGGWTLLDLLAHMTVQHRGFAAAARGAGADLANWNVDAVVDAVRADHARAYADAALDVIDAFAADGTPEAVFELPEFGAGATVPGAMAMGFHFVDYVVHGWDVAASRGQPYELPADVVAAALPLVLAVPDGEFRSGQGAPFGPAIAPTDGDDFDRILRHLGRRPDWAQRYSTAARR; this is translated from the coding sequence ATGCTTACTAATTCATCTGACATCCGGCCGCTGCATCACATCGCGGTGCTGCACTCGATCGACATCGTCAAGACCGTAGCCCGGCACGACTTCGGTAGGCCGACGCCCTGCGGAGGCTGGACGCTGCTGGACCTGCTCGCGCACATGACCGTCCAACATCGCGGATTCGCCGCCGCGGCACGAGGCGCCGGCGCGGACCTCGCGAACTGGAATGTGGATGCCGTCGTCGACGCAGTACGGGCCGATCATGCGCGCGCGTACGCCGATGCCGCGCTCGACGTGATCGATGCCTTCGCCGCCGACGGCACGCCCGAGGCGGTCTTCGAGTTACCTGAATTCGGCGCGGGTGCAACGGTTCCCGGCGCGATGGCGATGGGGTTTCATTTCGTGGACTACGTCGTCCACGGCTGGGACGTCGCCGCGTCGCGGGGCCAGCCCTACGAGCTACCCGCCGACGTCGTTGCCGCTGCGCTGCCCCTGGTGCTCGCCGTCCCCGACGGGGAATTCCGCAGCGGTCAGGGTGCGCCGTTCGGTCCCGCAATCGCGCCGACGGACGGCGACGACTTCGACCGCATCCTGCGCCATCTCGGCCGTCGGCCGGACTGGGCGCAGCGATATTCGACAGCCGCCCGCCGATGA
- a CDS encoding fused (3R)-hydroxyacyl-ACP dehydratase subunits HadA/HadB: MTAAADSSTLESRVGHYYRIDDTYQVGREKLREFARAVQDYHPAHWKVAAAAELGYTDLVAPLTFTSAPAMAANRHLFESVVIGYEMYLQTEEVFEQHRPIVAGDELHIDVELSSVRRFAGRDLITVTNTFTDTAGERVHTLHTTVVGVTSEDVDPAIRGTAQQVMMHDVNLAGIDYSDAGYQKTVRPAGEVRIGNDTTRTPGTPSFDDVQVGDELPVHHARLSRGDLVNYAGVACDANPLHWDENLAKMAGQPDVIAHGMLTMGLGAAYGSTWTGDPGAVTRYAVRLSQPVIVSAAEGADIEYSGRIKSLDPATRAGVVIVGAKSAGRKIFGLATLNVRFR; the protein is encoded by the coding sequence ATGACCGCAGCAGCAGACTCGTCGACACTCGAATCGCGGGTCGGCCACTACTACCGGATCGACGACACCTACCAGGTCGGCCGGGAGAAGCTGCGCGAGTTCGCCCGGGCCGTGCAGGACTATCACCCCGCGCACTGGAAGGTCGCCGCCGCCGCGGAGCTGGGATATACGGACCTGGTGGCGCCGCTCACGTTCACGTCGGCGCCGGCCATGGCAGCCAATCGGCACCTGTTCGAATCGGTGGTGATCGGCTACGAGATGTACCTGCAGACCGAAGAGGTCTTCGAGCAGCATCGACCGATCGTGGCCGGCGACGAACTGCACATCGACGTCGAACTGTCGTCGGTGCGCCGGTTCGCCGGCAGAGACTTGATCACCGTGACCAACACCTTCACCGACACGGCCGGTGAGCGCGTGCACACGCTGCACACCACCGTCGTTGGTGTCACCTCCGAGGATGTCGATCCGGCGATCAGGGGGACCGCGCAGCAGGTGATGATGCACGACGTCAATCTCGCCGGGATCGACTACTCCGATGCGGGCTACCAGAAGACGGTGCGGCCCGCGGGCGAGGTGCGGATCGGCAACGACACGACCCGCACCCCTGGGACGCCGTCCTTCGATGACGTGCAGGTCGGCGACGAGTTACCGGTGCACCACGCCCGGCTGTCCCGCGGCGACCTGGTGAACTACGCCGGGGTGGCCTGCGATGCCAACCCACTGCATTGGGACGAGAACCTGGCCAAAATGGCGGGACAGCCCGACGTGATCGCCCACGGAATGCTCACGATGGGCCTGGGTGCCGCCTACGGCTCCACCTGGACCGGTGATCCCGGTGCGGTTACCCGCTACGCGGTCCGGCTGTCCCAGCCCGTGATCGTCTCGGCCGCCGAGGGCGCAGACATCGAATACAGCGGCCGGATCAAGTCGCTGGACCCGGCGACCCGCGCCGGTGTCGTCATCGTCGGCGCGAAGTCGGCTGGCCGCAAGATCTTCGGCCTGGCGACGTTGAACGTCCGGTTCCGCTGA
- a CDS encoding helix-turn-helix domain-containing protein, translated as MSDPLLPREVRRRLAIIQHAEEVTGNVAMTCRYYGISRTVYYRWLRRYQEQGVDGLRDLSRRPRHSPNATHVDVVGKILYLRQNYHFGPAKIAMYLKRYHDVEVSPSGVWRILKRLDLNRLPASQRYKRLDKRWQRYEKQLPGHQVQIDVKFVEPLKTATRPGVGRRSVPPAVWCFRTCE; from the coding sequence ATGAGCGATCCGCTGCTGCCACGTGAGGTCCGTCGCCGGTTGGCGATCATCCAGCATGCCGAGGAAGTGACCGGCAACGTCGCGATGACGTGCCGCTACTACGGGATCAGTCGCACGGTGTATTACCGGTGGCTGCGGCGTTACCAGGAACAGGGCGTCGACGGGTTGCGGGACCTGTCCCGGCGACCGCGCCATAGCCCCAACGCCACCCATGTCGACGTCGTCGGCAAGATCCTTTATCTGCGCCAGAACTACCATTTCGGGCCGGCAAAGATCGCGATGTACCTCAAGCGCTACCACGACGTCGAGGTATCTCCGTCCGGGGTATGGCGCATCCTCAAACGCCTGGATCTCAACCGCCTGCCGGCCTCACAGCGGTACAAACGGCTCGACAAGCGCTGGCAACGCTACGAAAAGCAGCTGCCCGGTCACCAGGTGCAAATCGACGTCAAATTCGTCGAGCCACTCAAGACCGCGACCCGGCCCGGCGTCGGCCGGCGCAGTGTGCCCCCGGCAGTGTGGTGTTTCAGGACATGCGAATAG
- a CDS encoding LLM class F420-dependent oxidoreductase, with translation MLVAKDFRFGMSMRFFKSREALLDKAKRAEDSGFDILCVPDHLGAAAPFPTLTAVAMVTTTLRLSMYVLNSAFYKPALLSRDMQGLDLLSNGRLEIGLGTGYVREEFEAAEIPYPSAGARVDYLEHMTKYLKEHHPSTPLIIAGNGDRVLSIAARNADIIGLTGSKVRDVEDPFAERVDFVRKAAGDRFDSLELNLAITAMPRDGETEPDLKLTRSYAPDLTDEEILSQPSVLSGSPREIADTLLAYREKYGVSSVTVQDNNIANFSKVIAELR, from the coding sequence TTGTTGGTGGCCAAGGATTTTCGATTTGGCATGAGTATGCGGTTCTTCAAGTCGCGCGAGGCACTCCTCGACAAGGCCAAGCGCGCTGAAGACTCCGGCTTCGACATTCTTTGTGTGCCTGACCATTTGGGTGCCGCAGCACCCTTTCCGACCCTGACCGCGGTCGCGATGGTCACCACCACGCTGCGGCTGAGCATGTACGTGCTCAACTCCGCGTTCTACAAGCCGGCCCTGCTCAGCCGGGACATGCAAGGCTTGGACCTGCTCAGCAACGGCCGCCTCGAGATCGGACTCGGTACCGGCTACGTCCGCGAAGAGTTCGAGGCCGCGGAGATCCCCTACCCCAGCGCCGGTGCGCGGGTCGACTACCTCGAGCACATGACGAAGTATCTGAAGGAGCACCACCCGTCGACGCCGCTGATCATCGCGGGCAACGGTGACCGCGTGCTGAGCATCGCGGCCCGCAACGCCGACATCATCGGGTTGACCGGTTCCAAGGTGCGCGACGTCGAGGACCCGTTCGCCGAACGCGTCGACTTCGTGCGCAAGGCCGCCGGCGACCGGTTCGACTCACTCGAACTGAACCTGGCGATCACCGCGATGCCGCGCGACGGCGAGACCGAGCCCGACCTGAAGCTGACCCGCAGCTACGCGCCGGACCTGACCGACGAGGAGATCCTGTCCCAGCCCTCGGTGCTCAGCGGCTCGCCCCGCGAGATCGCCGACACGTTGCTCGCCTACCGGGAGAAGTACGGCGTGTCCTCTGTCACCGTGCAGGACAACAACATCGCCAACTTCTCGAAGGTGATCGCGGAGCTGCGCTGA